One window of Microcoleus vaginatus PCC 9802 genomic DNA carries:
- a CDS encoding hybrid sensor histidine kinase/response regulator: MSQFSLLIVDDEPDNFDVIETLLSEQDYQLHYAASGQEAIASLDLFDPDLILLDVMMPGIDGIEICRQIKAMSKWQAVPIIMVTALSSKSDLANCLTAGADDFISKPVNAIELRARVHSMLRIKQQYDNIQNLYHIQENTINLLDSTLNELRGNLASTLSHELNTPLNGILGTIAWLKDELEDMELAQIREILGWAHDSARRLETLTKKFLIYLGLELSASQQHKIESARTQFSASAIEAELTYQAQKVNRSNDLVLTLEEAEIALSERYLSTMLHELIDNALKFSSPETTIKVSSQVVGEMLHLSVQDSGQGMTEEQIAKIGAFMQFERKKYEQQGTGIGLKIVQKIVELAGGEFSITSIYQKETTVHLTLPIVCN; the protein is encoded by the coding sequence ATGTCTCAATTCTCTCTCTTAATTGTTGATGATGAGCCGGATAACTTTGATGTGATTGAAACCCTGTTATCAGAGCAGGATTATCAATTGCATTACGCTGCCAGCGGGCAAGAAGCGATCGCATCCCTCGACCTATTTGATCCGGATCTTATTTTGCTGGATGTGATGATGCCGGGAATAGACGGCATCGAGATTTGTCGGCAAATCAAAGCCATGTCAAAATGGCAAGCCGTTCCCATCATTATGGTGACAGCATTAAGCTCAAAATCAGACCTTGCCAACTGTCTAACTGCCGGAGCCGACGACTTCATCAGTAAACCTGTAAATGCTATTGAACTGCGTGCTCGCGTGCATTCAATGCTCAGAATCAAGCAACAGTATGATAATATCCAGAACTTATACCACATCCAAGAAAATACCATCAATCTCTTGGACAGCACCCTCAATGAGCTGCGTGGCAACTTAGCTTCTACTCTATCCCACGAACTGAATACGCCCCTCAATGGCATCTTAGGCACGATCGCGTGGCTCAAGGACGAGCTCGAAGACATGGAGCTCGCCCAAATCCGTGAGATCTTAGGCTGGGCACATGACTCTGCCCGTCGCCTAGAAACATTAACGAAAAAATTCCTGATTTATTTAGGATTAGAACTATCCGCAAGTCAACAGCACAAGATCGAATCTGCCCGGACTCAATTTTCAGCTTCCGCCATTGAAGCCGAGTTGACATACCAGGCTCAGAAGGTCAACCGTAGCAACGATCTGGTGTTAACTCTTGAGGAAGCCGAGATCGCTCTATCAGAGCGATATCTATCAACGATGCTCCATGAATTAATTGATAATGCACTGAAATTCTCCTCACCAGAGACAACTATTAAAGTTAGTAGTCAAGTCGTAGGGGAGATGCTGCATTTATCTGTACAAGACTCGGGGCAGGGCATGACAGAAGAGCAAATTGCTAAAATTGGTGCCTTCATGCAGTTTGAGCGCAAGAAGTATGAGCAACAGGGCACCGGTATCGGCTTAAAAATTGTCCAGAAAATTGTCGAACTGGCAGGAGGAGAGTTCTCAATTACCAGTATCTATCAAAAGGAAACAACGGTACATCTCACTCTGCCGATTGTCTGCAATTAG
- a CDS encoding hybrid sensor histidine kinase/response regulator: protein MNRPSVLIIDDDPNNFDVIETLLSEQDYQLHYAASGQEAIASLDIFEPDIILLDVMMPGIDGIEVCRQIKAMPKWQAVPIMMVTALNSKSDLAHCLTAGADDFISKPVNAIELRARVHCMLRIKHQYDDLQSLLKLREDMVKMVVHDLRNPLAGILLGLELLKSIEYPREKQQTQLARLYSSAQAIQLLIDDLLQIALLESGKTRLNYTEVYLCDLVNSAISNFEAIAAKKNQSLVAQLPEKNSRKVSVDATMIHRTLDNLLSNAIKFSPPNSPIILNVEFLTSGNAKIQVIDSGPGVPDTLRHKIFEKYEIGNLMSDVSQIGLGLAFCKMVVEAHGGDICVRSNQPQGAIFEITLAA, encoded by the coding sequence GTGAACAGACCATCCGTTTTAATCATTGACGACGATCCCAATAATTTTGATGTAATTGAAACCCTCTTGAGCGAGCAAGACTATCAATTGCATTACGCTGCCAGCGGGCAAGAAGCGATCGCATCCCTCGACATATTTGAGCCTGATATTATTTTGCTGGATGTGATGATGCCAGGAATAGATGGCATCGAAGTTTGTCGGCAAATCAAAGCCATGCCAAAATGGCAAGCCGTTCCCATCATGATGGTGACAGCATTAAACTCAAAATCTGACCTTGCCCATTGTCTGACTGCCGGCGCTGACGACTTCATTAGTAAACCTGTAAATGCTATTGAACTACGTGCCAGAGTTCACTGTATGCTGCGAATTAAGCACCAGTATGACGACCTGCAAAGCTTACTAAAATTGCGGGAAGATATGGTGAAAATGGTAGTCCACGATTTACGCAATCCCCTGGCTGGTATCTTGCTTGGCTTGGAACTCCTAAAAAGCATAGAGTATCCTAGAGAAAAACAACAAACCCAACTGGCTCGACTTTACTCTTCAGCACAAGCAATACAGCTCTTAATTGATGATTTATTGCAAATTGCTTTACTAGAATCCGGTAAAACTCGTCTCAATTACACAGAGGTTTATCTGTGCGATCTCGTAAATTCTGCCATATCCAACTTTGAAGCTATCGCTGCTAAAAAAAATCAGTCGCTGGTCGCTCAATTACCAGAAAAAAACAGTAGGAAAGTCTCGGTTGATGCCACGATGATACATCGAACGCTGGATAATCTCCTCTCGAATGCCATTAAGTTTTCCCCACCCAATAGTCCAATCATACTGAATGTAGAATTCCTCACATCGGGCAACGCCAAAATCCAGGTTATAGACTCGGGACCGGGTGTTCCTGATACATTGCGGCACAAGATTTTTGAGAAATACGAGATTGGAAATCTGATGTCGGATGTCTCTCAAATAGGGTTGGGTTTAGCTTTCTGCAAAATGGTAGTTGAGGCACATGGGGGTGACATCTGTGTAAGAAGTAACCAACCACAAGGAGCCATTTTTGAAATCACTTTGGCAGCCTAG